AAATTACCTGAATCAGTATGCAGGGCATGGGAGAACCGTGAGGATGCGGTTGTTTTTACTACCGTGGATGCGGAAGGTGTTCCGAATTCTATCTATGCTACCTGCGTAAGTAAGTATGACGATGAAACGCTGGTTGTTGCAGATAATTATTTTGACAAAACGCGCAAAAATATTCTCGCAGGCAGCAAAGCGTCCATGTTGTTCATCACC
The nucleotide sequence above comes from Spartobacteria bacterium. Encoded proteins:
- a CDS encoding pyridoxamine 5'-phosphate oxidase family protein — translated: MSKLPESVCRAWENREDAVVFTTVDAEGVPNSIYATCVSKYDDETLVVADNYFDKTRKNILAGSKASMLFITKEGKSFQVKGSVDYVKEGPVFDDMKTWNPQKHPGHAAAALKVEAVYSGSEKL